From Stigmatella erecta, one genomic window encodes:
- a CDS encoding YchJ family protein, giving the protein MPPAPPCPCSSGLRYRQCCAPYHRGQAEPPDAEALMRSRYSAFALREVAYLWKTLHPEHPDRARPEADMLRELRTSAQSHQYPGLVVLDRRPPDAQGVAQVLFFAKVFERGKDRSFVERSDFRHDGTGWRYVSGQLRQPGELPCPPGQLTLATFPG; this is encoded by the coding sequence ATGCCCCCCGCGCCCCCCTGCCCCTGCTCCTCGGGCCTCCGCTACCGCCAGTGCTGCGCCCCCTACCACCGGGGGCAAGCCGAGCCACCGGACGCCGAAGCGCTGATGCGCTCGCGCTACAGCGCCTTCGCGCTCCGGGAGGTGGCCTACCTCTGGAAGACGCTGCACCCGGAGCACCCGGACCGCGCCCGCCCCGAGGCGGACATGCTGCGCGAGCTGCGCACCTCCGCGCAGAGCCACCAGTACCCGGGGCTCGTGGTGCTGGACCGCAGGCCGCCCGATGCCCAGGGCGTGGCGCAGGTGCTCTTCTTCGCCAAGGTCTTCGAGCGCGGCAAGGACCGCTCCTTCGTGGAGCGGTCGGACTTCCGCCATGATGGGACCGGGTGGCGCTACGTCTCCGGACAGCTGCGCCAACCGGGCGAGCTGCCCTGTCCGCCCGGGCAGCTCACGCTGGCCACCTTCCCCGGCTGA
- the metK gene encoding methionine adenosyltransferase, whose protein sequence is MPTDFLFTSESVTEGHPDKIADQISDGVLDAIIAKDPQARVAVETLVKTGLAIVAGEVTTNCYVDIPKIVRSTICRIGYTDSSMGYDGHTCGVMVAIEGQSQDIARGVDNKKDQGAGDQGMMFGYACDETPELMPAPIHYAHALTRRLAEVRRKSHPWIRPDGKSQVSVQYVDGRPARIDTVVVSTQHAEEISNKKIHEALREDVIARALPAKLIDKKTKFFINPTGRFVVGGPMGDSGVTGRKIIVDTYGGMGRHGGGAFSGKDPSKVDRSAAYMGRYIAKNVVAAGLARRCEVQVSYAIGVAEPVSVMVETFGTATVPEEKIALAVRQVFGLRPREIIENLDLLRPIYQKTAAYGHFGRAEKEFTWERTDKKDALREALGGRTRLKAVGSP, encoded by the coding sequence ATGCCTACCGACTTCCTGTTCACGTCCGAATCCGTCACCGAAGGCCACCCGGACAAGATCGCCGATCAGATCTCCGATGGTGTGCTGGATGCCATCATCGCCAAGGACCCCCAGGCGCGCGTCGCCGTGGAGACCCTGGTCAAGACCGGTCTCGCCATCGTCGCGGGCGAGGTGACCACGAACTGCTACGTGGACATCCCGAAGATCGTCCGGAGCACCATCTGCCGCATCGGCTACACGGACAGCTCCATGGGCTATGACGGCCACACCTGCGGCGTCATGGTGGCCATCGAGGGCCAGAGCCAGGACATCGCGCGCGGCGTGGACAACAAGAAGGACCAGGGCGCCGGCGACCAGGGCATGATGTTCGGCTACGCCTGTGACGAGACGCCGGAGCTGATGCCGGCCCCCATCCACTACGCGCACGCGCTCACCCGGCGGCTGGCCGAGGTGCGCCGCAAGTCGCACCCGTGGATCCGTCCGGACGGCAAGAGCCAGGTCTCGGTGCAGTACGTGGACGGCCGCCCGGCGCGCATCGACACCGTGGTGGTGTCCACGCAGCACGCCGAGGAGATCTCCAACAAGAAGATCCACGAGGCGCTGCGCGAGGATGTCATCGCCCGCGCGCTGCCGGCCAAGCTCATCGACAAGAAGACCAAGTTCTTCATCAACCCCACGGGCCGCTTCGTGGTGGGTGGCCCCATGGGCGACTCGGGCGTGACGGGCCGGAAGATCATCGTCGACACCTACGGCGGCATGGGCCGTCACGGTGGCGGCGCCTTCTCCGGCAAGGATCCGTCCAAGGTGGACCGCTCCGCGGCGTACATGGGCCGCTACATCGCCAAGAACGTGGTGGCCGCAGGGCTGGCGCGCCGGTGCGAGGTGCAGGTCTCCTACGCCATCGGCGTCGCGGAGCCCGTGAGCGTGATGGTGGAGACGTTCGGCACGGCCACCGTCCCCGAGGAGAAGATTGCCCTGGCGGTGCGCCAGGTGTTCGGCCTGCGTCCGCGCGAAATCATCGAGAACCTGGACCTGCTGCGGCCCATCTACCAGAAGACCGCCGCGTACGGTCACTTCGGCCGCGCCGAGAAGGAGTTCACCTGGGAGCGCACCGACAAGAAGGATGCGCTGCGCGAGGCCCTGGGCGGCCGCACCCGCCTGAAGGCCGTGGGCAGCCCGTAG